The following proteins are encoded in a genomic region of Alosa alosa isolate M-15738 ecotype Scorff River chromosome 10, AALO_Geno_1.1, whole genome shotgun sequence:
- the mrps16 gene encoding 28S ribosomal protein S16, mitochondrial, whose protein sequence is MVHLTSLLLKKYHGGHVVLRMSLGGATNRPFYRIVAAYNKRARDSKYIEQLGSYDPLPNIHNEKLVSFNYDRIKYWIGCGAHPTKPVAKLLGLAGFFPLHPMTVTEAERRRKRAELEAAIAAATAVENAEEAKEHELDQ, encoded by the exons ATGGTTCATCTCA CATCCTTACTGTTGAAGAAGTACCATGGAGGACATGTGGTCCTCAGAATGTCTCTGGGTGGTGCAACCAACCGACCGTTTTACCGCATTGTGGCCGCATACAACAAGAGAGCTCGAGACAGTAAATACATAGAGCAGCTTGGATCATACGATCCTCTGCCCAACATTCACAATGAGAAGTTGGTCAGTTTCAATTATGACCGGATTAAGTACTGGATTGGGTGTGGGGCTCATCCAACCAAGCCTGTTGCCAAACTTTTAG GGCTGGCAGGATTTTTCCCTCTCCATCCCATGACGGTGACTGAGGCGGAACGACGGAGGAAAAGAGCCGAGCTGGAGGCGGCCATCGCCGCGGCCACAGCCGTGGAGAACGCTGAGGAGGCCAAGGAGCATGAGCTGGACCAGTAG